The Claveliimonas bilis genome window below encodes:
- a CDS encoding GNAT family N-acetyltransferase: protein MELKIAKADHLQRIMELINDAKAYLKSCGVDQWQNGYPDQHSIENDIRKGTGYLCIADEKIVGYVCIDFEGEPAYETLCGKWLSTQPYVVVHRLALDRHSRGKGLASQVFALAEALAQKRNIHSFKVDTDNDNEIMKHLIEKNGFQYCGTICFDNSEKIAYEKLI from the coding sequence ATGGAACTGAAAATTGCAAAAGCAGATCATCTGCAGCGGATCATGGAACTGATCAATGATGCAAAGGCTTATCTGAAATCCTGTGGTGTAGACCAGTGGCAGAATGGCTATCCGGATCAGCATTCCATAGAAAATGATATCCGGAAGGGAACCGGATACCTTTGTATTGCCGATGAAAAAATCGTCGGATATGTGTGTATTGATTTTGAAGGCGAACCGGCTTACGAAACTCTCTGCGGAAAATGGCTTAGCACACAGCCCTATGTTGTTGTCCACCGTCTGGCATTGGATCGGCACAGCAGAGGGAAGGGCCTGGCTTCCCAGGTTTTCGCTCTCGCCGAGGCGCTTGCACAAAAAAGGAATATCCACAGTTTCAAAGTGGACACAGACAACGATAACGAAATCATGAAACATCTGATAGAGAAAAACGGATTCCAATACTGCGGTACGATCTGTTTTGACAACAGCGAAAAAATAGCCTATGAAAAACTGATCTGA
- a CDS encoding helix-turn-helix domain-containing protein yields MKLDISKTTAKNIKRIRESKHLTLDAAAAATGVSRSMLSQIERGDANPTITVLWKIANGFKVSFTALTEAALEDATVIRSESVQPVTEGDGRYINYPIFPFDEKKLFEMYRIVIEPGGCLDAQPHILGTEEYITVFQGNVKITAGGNEYELKEGDSIHFRSDTEHRYHNPGKKTAQLSMLIYYGKG; encoded by the coding sequence ATGAAATTGGATATTTCAAAAACAACGGCAAAAAACATAAAAAGAATACGAGAAAGCAAGCATCTGACACTGGATGCGGCGGCAGCAGCTACGGGAGTATCCAGGAGCATGCTGTCACAGATTGAGCGGGGAGATGCCAATCCGACCATTACGGTTTTGTGGAAGATTGCAAATGGATTTAAGGTGTCATTTACAGCATTGACAGAGGCAGCTTTAGAGGACGCCACAGTTATCCGCAGTGAATCTGTGCAGCCGGTTACCGAGGGAGACGGACGATATATTAATTATCCGATTTTTCCTTTTGATGAGAAGAAACTCTTTGAAATGTACCGGATCGTGATTGAGCCGGGCGGATGTTTGGATGCTCAGCCGCATATTCTGGGGACAGAAGAATACATTACAGTATTTCAAGGGAATGTGAAGATTACGGCTGGAGGAAATGAATATGAGCTTAAAGAAGGCGATTCCATTCATTTTCGTTCCGATACAGAGCACAGATACCATAATCCGGGGAAAAAGACAGCCCAGTTGAGCATGCTTATTTATTATGGAAAAGGCTAG
- a CDS encoding MurR/RpiR family transcriptional regulator, with amino-acid sequence MKELRTMINNTSLTKTQKMIAKYILDNSADACFMTSTEIAMKLGVSESSVIRFSRSLGYDGFMDFQKNLRKDYQDKVLSISSSITVPSQRIAKRAKLTNTADYINRHFKNAAKNLENALTSNSSTAFEEAADIIVASRHKYITASRGNSSLGDYFLLYLKHMVPNVESTSSAAISPIDHLCNISKDDCLIVFSFPRYSSEDKICAQMAREADAKIIVVADKPSALLAEYATVLLTAPVDSNAFFNCMTAPQFVTEALLETVSHKARGIEKRLKKIDKYLGELGNY; translated from the coding sequence ATGAAAGAATTGCGGACAATGATCAATAATACTTCACTAACCAAAACTCAAAAGATGATCGCAAAATATATTTTGGACAATTCTGCGGATGCCTGTTTTATGACTTCCACAGAAATCGCTATGAAACTTGGAGTAAGCGAATCCTCTGTGATCCGTTTCAGCCGTTCTCTGGGCTATGACGGATTCATGGATTTCCAGAAAAATCTGAGAAAAGATTATCAGGATAAGGTGCTTAGTATTTCCAGCTCTATCACCGTTCCTTCACAGCGCATTGCAAAACGGGCAAAGCTTACAAATACTGCCGATTACATCAACCGCCATTTTAAAAACGCCGCCAAAAATCTGGAAAACGCACTGACTTCCAACAGTAGTACCGCCTTTGAGGAAGCCGCCGATATCATCGTGGCAAGCAGGCATAAATACATCACCGCCTCCCGCGGGAACTCCTCTCTTGGGGACTATTTTCTTCTGTATCTGAAGCACATGGTTCCCAATGTGGAATCTACAAGTTCTGCCGCTATCAGCCCCATAGATCATCTGTGCAACATTTCCAAAGATGACTGTCTGATCGTATTCAGCTTTCCCCGGTATTCTTCAGAAGATAAGATCTGTGCTCAAATGGCGCGTGAAGCAGACGCCAAGATCATCGTTGTAGCCGATAAGCCCAGCGCCCTTCTGGCGGAATACGCCACCGTTCTTCTGACTGCCCCGGTAGACAGCAACGCCTTTTTCAACTGTATGACAGCTCCGCAGTTTGTAACAGAGGCGCTTCTGGAAACCGTCAGCCATAAGGCCAGAGGAATCGAGAAACGCCTCAAGAAAATTGACAAATATCTCGGAGAGCTTGGCAACTACTAG
- a CDS encoding GntR family transcriptional regulator produces the protein MLIKIDFNSDEAIYMQVRNQIIMGIATSEIREGDALPSVRQLAQAVGINMHTVNKAYSLLRQEGFIQLDRRKGAVIALDIDKIEAVEEMRQQLRIILARGCCKNISREEVHALVDEIFEEYS, from the coding sequence ATGTTGATAAAGATTGATTTCAACAGTGATGAAGCGATTTATATGCAGGTGCGCAACCAGATCATCATGGGGATTGCGACTTCTGAAATCCGGGAAGGCGATGCGCTGCCCTCTGTTCGTCAGCTGGCGCAGGCGGTGGGAATAAATATGCATACTGTAAATAAGGCCTACAGTCTTCTAAGGCAGGAGGGTTTTATCCAGCTGGATCGGAGAAAAGGAGCTGTGATCGCGCTGGACATCGACAAGATCGAGGCGGTGGAGGAAATGCGTCAGCAACTTCGCATTATACTGGCGAGGGGATGCTGTAAGAATATTTCCAGAGAAGAAGTTCACGCACTGGTAGATGAAATTTTTGAAGAGTACTCTTAG
- a CDS encoding nitroreductase family protein produces the protein MIEINKEKCIGCGACVKDCPGKALELKDKKAEYIRKCIQCGHCVAICPVNAVSIPDYDMAEVEEFDKDSFVLDPGTYLHAVKFRRSIRQFRGAPVEQEKLERILSAGRYTATAKNEQGCRFTLIQKELAEFKELFWKELPGILDVLEEEAPLYARVFRSFYRKHQENPKEDSFFFNTPAFLVITAKNVLDAGLAAANIENMAVAEGAGVLYSGYTRAVIDASKTLREWLGIGSRTVACCMLIGYPAVSYKRTAPRKQGNIVIR, from the coding sequence ATGATAGAGATAAACAAAGAAAAATGTATCGGTTGTGGAGCATGTGTAAAGGATTGCCCGGGAAAAGCTCTGGAGCTGAAGGACAAGAAGGCGGAATATATCCGTAAATGTATCCAGTGCGGGCACTGTGTGGCCATCTGTCCGGTGAATGCGGTGTCCATTCCGGATTATGATATGGCAGAGGTAGAAGAGTTTGATAAAGACAGTTTTGTTCTGGATCCCGGAACCTATCTCCACGCAGTGAAATTCAGAAGAAGTATCCGGCAGTTCCGCGGCGCTCCGGTAGAGCAGGAAAAACTGGAGCGTATACTAAGCGCTGGACGGTATACAGCCACGGCCAAGAATGAACAGGGCTGCAGGTTTACACTGATCCAGAAAGAGCTTGCCGAATTTAAAGAACTTTTCTGGAAAGAGCTGCCGGGAATCCTGGATGTCCTGGAGGAGGAAGCTCCGCTCTATGCGAGGGTGTTCCGTTCTTTCTATAGAAAACATCAGGAGAATCCTAAAGAGGACAGCTTTTTCTTTAATACGCCTGCCTTTCTTGTGATCACGGCTAAAAATGTGCTGGATGCAGGTCTTGCGGCAGCGAACATTGAGAACATGGCTGTAGCCGAAGGGGCCGGCGTGCTGTACAGCGGATACACAAGAGCGGTCATAGACGCAAGCAAGACGCTCCGGGAATGGCTGGGAATCGGCAGCCGGACCGTTGCCTGCTGTATGCTGATCGGATATCCGGCAGTGTCTTATAAAAGGACAGCCCCGAGGAAACAGGGAAATATTGTCATCAGATAG
- a CDS encoding ATP-dependent Clp protease ATP-binding subunit yields MNYTEQAKEVLKIAKSAAKELKHPYIGTEHLLVGLKKVYTGVAGQVLAMNGVSEENILKIMNELVSPGEGSTICKDPEISPRLEYILEEAEAEAASLRSEKTGTEHMLLALLKDVDCVAARILLTLNINIQKICQDVFLTVGVDPKEYMEEMQDEGKRKNSVLEQYGTDLTMQALEGKLDPVIGREKEIERLMQILSRRTKNNPCLVGEPGVGKTAVLEGLSDRVAKGTVPDTMKGRRIVTVDLAGMIAGSKYRGEFEERMKRLIQEVKASGNVILFLDEVHTIIGAGGAEGAMDASNILKPSLARGELQLIGATTLAEYRKYIEKDAALERRFQPVMVEEPSEEECLKILEGLREKYEQHHKVAIEQGALESAVKLSSRYISDRFLPDKAIDVLDEACSKVRLRGFKVPENVEKMERLIENLGTEKEDAIRNGDMKGASLLHHEQEELRKKLEQQKKRLQRRNSQKQITVKEEDIADVVSQWTRIPVQKLAESESARLKKLEQTLHKRVVGQEEAVTAVAKAVRRGRVGLKDPGRPIGSFLFLGPTGVGKTELSKALAEALFGNEESMIRVDMSEYMEKHSVSKMIGSPPGYVGHDDGGQLSEQVRRHPYSVVLFDEIEKAHPDVFNILLQVLDDGHITDSQGRKVDFRNTVIIMTSNAGAQAIIDPKRLGFVTKEDASGDYKRMKSNVMNEIKLIFRPEFLNRIDEIIVFHALTSNEMKKIVGMMCKEVCDRAKSQLGITLHVRESVKKHIVETGTDQKYGARPLRRAVQNMLEDKLAEALLDGEIKSGDVVEAGISKKEIKFILKTTN; encoded by the coding sequence ATGAATTATACGGAACAGGCAAAAGAAGTATTAAAAATTGCAAAATCAGCTGCAAAAGAGCTGAAGCATCCATATATTGGAACAGAGCATCTTCTGGTGGGACTGAAGAAGGTGTATACAGGTGTGGCGGGACAGGTTCTGGCTATGAATGGAGTCAGCGAGGAAAATATTCTAAAGATCATGAATGAACTTGTCTCTCCCGGAGAGGGAAGCACTATCTGTAAGGATCCGGAAATCAGTCCGAGACTGGAGTATATTCTGGAGGAGGCGGAAGCAGAGGCAGCGTCTCTTCGGTCAGAGAAAACAGGGACAGAGCATATGCTGCTGGCATTGCTGAAAGATGTGGATTGTGTTGCGGCAAGGATTCTTCTGACGCTGAATATTAATATTCAGAAGATCTGCCAGGACGTCTTTCTGACAGTGGGAGTGGATCCCAAGGAATATATGGAAGAAATGCAGGATGAAGGCAAAAGGAAAAATTCTGTGTTGGAGCAGTATGGAACAGATCTGACAATGCAGGCTTTGGAAGGAAAACTGGATCCTGTCATCGGCAGAGAAAAAGAGATTGAAAGACTCATGCAGATCTTGAGCCGTCGGACGAAAAACAATCCCTGTCTGGTGGGGGAACCGGGAGTTGGAAAGACAGCCGTGCTGGAAGGACTTTCAGACCGTGTGGCGAAAGGAACAGTGCCGGATACCATGAAGGGCAGGAGGATCGTCACAGTAGATCTTGCCGGAATGATCGCCGGATCAAAATATCGCGGAGAATTTGAAGAGCGGATGAAACGGCTGATCCAGGAAGTGAAGGCATCGGGAAATGTGATCTTATTTCTCGATGAGGTGCACACGATTATCGGAGCAGGCGGCGCGGAAGGTGCGATGGATGCTTCCAATATATTGAAACCTTCTCTTGCCAGAGGAGAGCTGCAGCTCATTGGAGCTACAACTCTGGCGGAGTATCGGAAATATATTGAGAAGGATGCTGCCCTGGAGCGGCGTTTTCAGCCGGTTATGGTGGAAGAGCCAAGCGAGGAAGAGTGTCTGAAAATTCTGGAAGGACTTCGGGAAAAATATGAACAGCACCACAAGGTTGCGATCGAGCAGGGAGCTTTGGAGTCAGCAGTTAAACTGTCCAGCAGATATATCAGCGACAGATTCCTTCCGGATAAAGCCATTGACGTACTGGACGAGGCTTGCTCCAAAGTGCGGCTTAGAGGCTTTAAAGTGCCGGAAAATGTGGAAAAAATGGAAAGGCTGATTGAAAATCTGGGAACAGAGAAAGAGGATGCGATACGAAACGGCGATATGAAGGGCGCATCTTTGCTCCATCATGAGCAGGAAGAACTGCGAAAGAAACTGGAGCAGCAGAAAAAACGTCTGCAGAGAAGGAACAGTCAGAAACAGATTACAGTAAAGGAAGAGGACATTGCAGATGTAGTATCCCAGTGGACCAGGATCCCGGTGCAGAAACTGGCGGAGTCAGAAAGCGCCAGACTGAAAAAGCTGGAACAGACTCTTCACAAAAGAGTTGTAGGGCAGGAAGAAGCAGTCACTGCGGTTGCTAAGGCTGTAAGAAGAGGCCGGGTAGGGCTGAAAGATCCGGGACGTCCCATTGGTTCCTTCCTGTTCCTTGGACCAACCGGAGTCGGGAAAACAGAACTTTCCAAAGCGCTGGCAGAGGCACTGTTTGGAAATGAAGAGTCTATGATACGTGTAGATATGTCCGAGTATATGGAAAAACACAGTGTGTCAAAAATGATCGGTTCTCCTCCGGGATATGTGGGACATGATGACGGCGGACAGTTAAGCGAGCAGGTGCGCAGGCATCCCTATTCGGTCGTGCTCTTTGATGAGATCGAAAAGGCGCACCCGGATGTGTTCAACATCCTTCTGCAGGTGCTGGATGACGGACATATTACAGATTCCCAGGGGCGCAAGGTAGATTTTCGGAATACAGTGATCATTATGACTTCCAATGCCGGAGCCCAGGCGATCATAGATCCCAAACGTCTTGGATTTGTCACGAAGGAGGACGCATCCGGAGATTATAAGAGGATGAAGTCCAATGTTATGAATGAGATCAAGCTCATCTTCCGTCCGGAATTTTTAAATCGTATTGATGAGATCATTGTCTTCCATGCGCTGACATCCAACGAAATGAAAAAGATCGTGGGAATGATGTGCAAAGAGGTGTGCGACAGAGCCAAGTCCCAGCTTGGTATTACGCTTCATGTCAGAGAATCTGTGAAGAAGCACATCGTTGAGACCGGAACGGATCAGAAATACGGAGCACGGCCGCTTCGCCGGGCAGTCCAGAATATGCTGGAAGATAAGCTGGCAGAGGCCCTGTTGGACGGGGAGATAAAAAGCGGCGATGTTGTGGAAGCCGGTATCTCTAAAAAAGAAATAAAATTTATTTTAAAGACTACAAATTGA
- the radA gene encoding DNA repair protein RadA — protein MAKAKKTIFFCQNCGHEESKWLGQCPACREWNTFVEEKITPVKGAAAGKSVREGEVVTLSSVRTDGEERIKTDIQELDRVLGGGIVPGSLVLVGGDPGIGKSTLLLQVCQKLSGKKESVLYISGEESLKQIKLRADRMGKFSEDLLLLCETNLETIRQTIERQKPHLAIIDSIQTMYSEEIGSAPGSVSQVREATNTFMQLAKGLGISIFIVGHVTKEGTVAGPRVLEHMVDTVLYFEGDRHASYRILRGVKNRFGSTNEIGVFEMRQTGLEEVANPSEFMLSGKPENASGSVVACSMEGTRPILMEIQALVCASNFGFPRRTAAGTDYNRVNLLMAVLEKRMGLPLSNYDAYVNIAGGIRMNEPAVDLGIVMAIFSSYKNRPVPEDMIVFGEVGLSGEVRAVSMPEQRVSEAKKLGFKTCVIPSVSENAVKNIEGIRVIGVRSVSEAIQLL, from the coding sequence GTGGCAAAAGCGAAAAAGACAATTTTTTTCTGCCAGAACTGCGGACATGAAGAGAGCAAATGGCTGGGACAGTGTCCGGCATGTCGGGAGTGGAATACATTTGTAGAGGAAAAGATCACGCCGGTAAAAGGCGCGGCAGCAGGGAAAAGTGTAAGGGAAGGGGAAGTGGTCACTCTTTCCAGTGTGAGAACCGACGGTGAAGAGAGGATAAAGACAGACATACAGGAACTGGATCGTGTGCTGGGAGGGGGAATTGTCCCCGGTTCTCTCGTGTTGGTAGGAGGAGATCCGGGAATCGGTAAATCAACCCTTCTCCTTCAGGTATGCCAAAAACTGTCCGGAAAAAAAGAAAGCGTACTTTATATTTCCGGGGAAGAGTCGCTGAAGCAGATAAAACTTAGAGCTGACCGCATGGGGAAATTTTCAGAAGATCTGCTTCTTCTGTGTGAGACGAATCTGGAAACGATCCGGCAGACCATTGAGAGGCAGAAGCCCCATCTTGCGATCATTGATTCTATACAGACAATGTACAGCGAAGAGATAGGCTCTGCTCCGGGAAGTGTTTCCCAGGTAAGAGAGGCAACGAATACGTTTATGCAGCTTGCCAAGGGACTGGGGATTTCTATTTTTATAGTAGGTCACGTGACAAAAGAAGGAACAGTGGCCGGCCCCAGGGTATTGGAGCATATGGTAGATACAGTGCTGTATTTTGAGGGGGATCGGCATGCCTCCTATCGGATCTTGCGAGGAGTGAAAAACCGTTTTGGCTCCACCAATGAGATCGGTGTGTTTGAAATGCGTCAGACAGGGCTGGAAGAAGTAGCGAACCCGTCGGAATTTATGCTGAGTGGAAAGCCGGAAAATGCTTCGGGATCTGTGGTGGCATGTTCTATGGAAGGGACAAGGCCTATTTTGATGGAAATACAGGCTCTGGTCTGTGCCAGCAATTTCGGTTTCCCGAGAAGAACGGCAGCAGGGACAGACTACAACAGAGTGAATCTCCTTATGGCGGTACTGGAAAAGCGCATGGGACTTCCGCTTTCCAACTATGATGCCTATGTCAATATTGCCGGAGGGATCCGGATGAATGAACCGGCAGTGGATCTGGGTATTGTCATGGCGATTTTCTCAAGTTATAAAAACCGCCCGGTGCCGGAGGATATGATCGTCTTCGGCGAAGTGGGATTAAGCGGCGAAGTCCGCGCAGTGAGTATGCCGGAGCAGAGAGTGTCAGAGGCAAAGAAGCTGGGATTTAAGACATGTGTGATCCCATCGGTATCTGAAAATGCAGTGAAAAATATAGAAGGGATCCGGGTGATCGGGGTAAGAAGTGTCAGCGAGGCGATTCAGCTGTTGTAG
- the ald gene encoding alanine dehydrogenase, producing MKVGCVKEIKNNEFRVGMTPDNVKSYVAAGHEVYIEKGAGVGSGFKDDEYEAAGAKMIDAAKDVWDTVEMMIKVKEPLPEEYPLFHEGLILYTYLHLAADKPQTDALLNGKVKGVAYETLFDPKQGGLPLLAPMSQIAGRLSIQEGAKYLEQTFGGEGVLLAGVPGTPKANIVILGGGNVGTNACKIAVGMGANVTILDISLPRLAYLDDLFGARIQTLVSNDANIEKAVKEADLVIGSVLIPGKAAPKIFKKKYLKEMKPGAVFVDVAVDQGGCGETTKVTYHDDPIFVEDGVVHYCVGNMPGAVPRTSTIALTNATLNYGLQIANKGLEKACADNEVIYSAINTYDGKLTCKNVADSFDCYEYVDVREICK from the coding sequence GTGAAAGTAGGATGCGTAAAGGAAATCAAAAACAATGAATTTCGTGTAGGTATGACACCGGACAACGTAAAGAGCTATGTAGCAGCAGGACATGAAGTTTATATTGAAAAAGGTGCTGGTGTAGGCTCAGGGTTCAAAGATGATGAATATGAAGCAGCAGGCGCAAAAATGATCGACGCTGCAAAAGATGTATGGGATACTGTTGAAATGATGATCAAAGTAAAAGAGCCGCTTCCGGAAGAATATCCCTTATTCCATGAAGGGCTGATCCTTTATACATATCTTCACCTGGCAGCTGACAAGCCGCAGACAGATGCTCTTTTGAACGGAAAAGTAAAGGGCGTTGCTTATGAAACATTGTTTGATCCAAAACAGGGCGGACTTCCGCTTCTTGCTCCTATGAGCCAGATTGCCGGACGTTTAAGTATCCAGGAAGGTGCTAAATATCTGGAGCAGACATTTGGCGGAGAAGGCGTTCTTCTTGCAGGTGTACCGGGAACTCCAAAAGCAAACATCGTTATCCTCGGAGGAGGTAATGTAGGAACAAATGCATGTAAGATTGCTGTCGGAATGGGAGCTAACGTAACAATTCTTGATATCAGTCTTCCAAGACTGGCTTATCTGGATGATCTGTTTGGAGCACGTATCCAGACACTGGTATCCAATGATGCAAATATTGAAAAGGCAGTAAAAGAAGCTGACCTGGTAATCGGAAGCGTACTGATTCCTGGAAAAGCTGCTCCGAAGATCTTTAAGAAGAAATATCTCAAAGAGATGAAACCGGGCGCTGTATTTGTAGACGTTGCTGTAGACCAGGGCGGATGCGGCGAGACAACAAAAGTAACCTATCATGATGACCCGATCTTTGTTGAGGACGGAGTTGTTCATTACTGTGTAGGAAATATGCCAGGTGCTGTTCCGAGAACATCAACCATCGCACTGACAAACGCTACTTTAAATTATGGTCTTCAGATTGCAAACAAAGGTCTGGAGAAAGCATGTGCAGACAATGAGGTAATTTACTCTGCAATCAATACCTATGATGGAAAACTGACATGCAAGAACGTAGCAGACAGCTTTGACTGCTATGAATATGTAGATGTCAGAGAAATCTGCAAATAG
- a CDS encoding endosialidase codes for MAVVKELLRTESDGTLSFGDYTLASKTKLEDFEFQGNLYKVKTFAEITKLEKNGMFVYESVPGTAVENFKAEDGTVSFKVSAPKDVQFTLELEADSEYVVYMDGVNMGDMKTNLSGKLSVSAEMDEGKTVEVKIEKK; via the coding sequence ATGGCAGTAGTAAAAGAGCTGTTAAGAACGGAAAGCGATGGAACATTAAGTTTTGGAGATTACACTCTTGCATCCAAGACAAAACTGGAGGATTTTGAGTTTCAGGGCAATCTCTATAAGGTAAAGACCTTCGCTGAAATTACCAAATTGGAAAAAAATGGTATGTTTGTGTATGAATCCGTTCCGGGGACAGCGGTGGAGAACTTTAAGGCAGAGGACGGAACCGTATCATTTAAAGTTTCTGCGCCAAAAGATGTACAGTTTACCCTTGAGCTGGAAGCAGACAGTGAATATGTCGTATATATGGACGGAGTGAATATGGGCGACATGAAGACCAATCTTAGCGGAAAATTAAGTGTCAGCGCAGAGATGGATGAAGGGAAAACGGTAGAAGTAAAAATCGAGAAAAAATAG